Within the Opitutaceae bacterium TAV5 genome, the region GTGCGGACAATGACGTCGTCACCGTTGGCGCCGGGGACGGCACCCTTGACAAGGAGGAGGTTCTGGTCGGCCAGGATCTTCACGATGGTGAGGTTCTGGACGGTGCGGCGCTGGCTGCCCATGTGACCGGGCATCTTCTGGTTTTTCCAGACACGACCGGGCGTCTGGCGCATGCCGATGGAGCCGATACGGCGGTGGAACATCGAGCCGTGCGCGGCGGGACCGCCGGCGACACGGAAGCGTTTCACGACACCCTGGAAGCCCTTGCCCTTGGTGACGCCGATGACGTCAATGGTCTGGCCTTCCTTGAAGGCGGCGACGGTGACAATATCACCGGCCTTGAGCGAAGAGGCCTCGTCGAGGCGGACTTCGCGGAGGACGCGGGGCGCGTTTTCAAGCCCGGCCTTGGCGGCGTGGGCTTTTTCGGCCTTGGGCGTGTTCTTGGCCTTTTTGGCCGAGAAACCGAGCTGGACGGCGTTGTAACCGTCGGTTTCGGTGGTTTTGACCTGGACGACCGGGCAGGGCCCGGCTTCGATCACGGTGACGGGGACCAGGACGTTTTGCGCGTCATAGACCTGCGTCATTCCGATCTTTTTGCCTGGGAGCGTTGAGATCATGGGCTAAGCGGTAGGTGGATGGTTATCCGTTTGTGTTGCCTACATTAGCGATTCCGCCGGTGGGCCCGGCGGAGGTGCC harbors:
- a CDS encoding 50S ribosomal protein L3; its protein translation is MISTLPGKKIGMTQVYDAQNVLVPVTVIEAGPCPVVQVKTTETDGYNAVQLGFSAKKAKNTPKAEKAHAAKAGLENAPRVLREVRLDEASSLKAGDIVTVAAFKEGQTIDVIGVTKGKGFQGVVKRFRVAGGPAAHGSMFHRRIGSIGMRQTPGRVWKNQKMPGHMGSQRRTVQNLTIVKILADQNLLLVKGAVPGANGDDVIVRTAIKGQPRQA